In the genome of Thermoproteus tenax Kra 1, the window AGGCAGAATGGCTCTGTCGCAATGGAGCTCGCCGGGCGAGGCGTTGGGCGATGTAGCTAAGGCGGCGGCTCAGTTGATCAAAGGCTACATCCCGGAGCCCTACGTCCTCCTAGTGGGCCCCGAAAGATACGCCAAACTCTTGACAATATCCGAGAGAGCTGGCTTGACAGAGTTGGAGCGAGTTAAGGGCATAGTGAGGGAGGTCGTCGTGTTGCCTCAACTGAGGGAGGAGGCCGTGGTCGCATCGGCGGATCCCTCGGTCGTGGACGTGGCCGTTGGAGCCGACACGTCGCTCTCCTTCCTTGGGCCCAGCGATGGGGAGCACCTCTTCAGGCTCTGGGAGACAATCGCCCTCAGAATAAAGAATCCTCAGGGGGTCGTCCTACTGAAATAGATCTAGTTTTTATCGCCGTTCTTGAACCTGGGTCTTATGGACGGACGGCCTCCGACAGATAAGGGGAGTTATTGGCGCGATACTGTTGGCCGTCCCACGGCGTCTCCGGCCCTCTCAGAGGGCTCACGCTCTGCCCCCGCCAGATGCCCGGACGGGCAAGGCAGAGGGGCCGGCCGATTCGGATGCGCCCTCCGCCGCTCGGGCGCGGCCGGCCCACTCAGCCTTAAATAGTGGGCTGAGGCCGACCCCCAGCAGAGCCGGGGACGGCGGTGTACATCGCACTGATAGCTTCAGCGCAAATCCCCAGGCGGTCTTCGCGGGCACCACCACGGCGAGGGCTCTAGGCCGCTGACGGCGCCGCCTCTCCCCGCCGTAAAGGATATATAGATTTTTTAACTCCCCGCCAATGTATATAGGGAGGGCCCCCTCGACGAGCGCCAACTTGGGCAGCGGCTTCGACGTAGTGGCCGTGGCGCACGACGCCTACTACGCTGAGGCCTACGCCTCTGTGGGGTCCGGTTGCGGAGTGCACGTGAAGTTCAAGGGCTACGACCCGGGCCCGGACAACACAGTGGCCAGAGCCTTTAGGCGGCTTTTTGAGACGTTGGGCGTCTGTCGATATGTCGAGATAGTAGTTGAGAACAAGATACCTGTGGCGCGAGGCCTGGGGAGCAGCGGGGCGGCCTCCGTGGCAGCGATAGCTGCGTTCCTCGAGGAGGCGGGGCTGAGAGTGGACCCCAGAGTTGTAGTCGAGGCGGCCGGCTACGGCGAGGCGGCCGCGGCGGGGTCGCCCCACTACGACAATGCGGCCGGCGCCGCCTTGGGAGGCGCCGTGGTTATAACTTCTCTGTCGCCGCTGGACCTCGTGAAGTTCAGCCCGCGCCTCACCTTCGTCGTGGGGGTCCCCGATGTTCCGCCCCTCAAGAGCAAGACCAAGGCCATGAGGGAGGTCCTGCCGAGGGCCGTGGAATTCTCCACATATGTGAGACAGATCGCCAGAGTCTCGGCCCTAGTCTCCGGCCTGGCCAGATCAGATCCAGCCCTAGTGGCCAGAGGGATGGCCGACGAAGTTGTAGAGCCCGCGCGGACTAAGTTTGTCCCCGCCTACGATAGAGCGAGGCGCTACGCGCTGGAGGCGGGGGCACTGGGGTTCTGCATCTCCGGGGCTGGGCCCTCCGTGTTGGCCCTAGTCGAGGAGAGGGACGCAGACGCTGTGAAGGAGGCGATCGCCAGAGCCTACGCCGAGGAGGGCATAAGGGCTGAGGTCAAGGTGGCGTCCACTACGG includes:
- a CDS encoding homoserine kinase; its protein translation is MYIGRAPSTSANLGSGFDVVAVAHDAYYAEAYASVGSGCGVHVKFKGYDPGPDNTVARAFRRLFETLGVCRYVEIVVENKIPVARGLGSSGAASVAAIAAFLEEAGLRVDPRVVVEAAGYGEAAAAGSPHYDNAAGAALGGAVVITSLSPLDLVKFSPRLTFVVGVPDVPPLKSKTKAMREVLPRAVEFSTYVRQIARVSALVSGLARSDPALVARGMADEVVEPARTKFVPAYDRARRYALEAGALGFCISGAGPSVLALVEERDADAVKEAIARAYAEEGIRAEVKVASTTEGALRYWGEK